A single Nitrospirota bacterium DNA region contains:
- a CDS encoding branched-chain amino acid ABC transporter permease, protein MPDQVLQQIADGLLIGLMYSLVAIGLTLIWGVMNIVNFAHGDFLMLGMFTSFWLFTLYGIDPIFSIPISFICMFVLGTLIYRFIVSKVMKGPMLAQLVVTFGVSIFISNLAVYFWTPDFRLLPATILQGAWQIGGVNLSVPKVAASFGSVIASVCVFLFLKRTKTGKAILATEMDRDAALLMGINTERINSLSFGIGAALVGVAGAFLSTYYYIYPQVGGLFGTIAFCVVALGGFGSIEGAFIAGILVGLAQTLGGFFFDPSYKYAIVFSIYLITIWIRPQGLRGW, encoded by the coding sequence ATGCCTGATCAGGTGCTTCAGCAGATTGCCGATGGCTTATTAATCGGCTTGATGTATTCATTGGTCGCCATCGGGTTGACTCTTATCTGGGGAGTTATGAACATCGTGAATTTCGCCCATGGCGACTTTCTGATGCTCGGGATGTTCACGTCCTTCTGGCTCTTTACCCTGTACGGCATCGATCCCATTTTTTCCATCCCCATAAGTTTTATCTGCATGTTTGTCCTGGGTACGCTGATCTACCGCTTTATTGTTAGCAAGGTGATGAAAGGTCCCATGCTGGCCCAGCTGGTGGTGACCTTCGGAGTGAGCATCTTCATCTCCAATCTTGCCGTTTATTTCTGGACCCCGGATTTCCGGCTTTTGCCGGCAACCATACTCCAGGGCGCGTGGCAGATCGGCGGCGTCAACCTCAGTGTTCCCAAGGTCGCAGCTTCCTTCGGGAGCGTAATCGCGTCTGTCTGCGTGTTTTTGTTCCTGAAAAGGACGAAAACCGGCAAGGCAATTTTGGCGACCGAAATGGACCGCGATGCGGCCCTGCTCATGGGGATCAATACCGAGCGCATCAACTCGCTTTCGTTCGGAATCGGTGCGGCCCTCGTCGGCGTGGCGGGGGCCTTCTTATCCACGTATTACTACATCTATCCCCAGGTGGGAGGTCTGTTCGGGACCATCGCTTTTTGCGTCGTGGCCCTTGGCGGGTTCGGCAGCATTGAGGGGGCGTTTATCGCCGGCATACTGGTAGGACTGGCACAGACATTAGGTGGATTCTTCTTTGATCCGTCTTACAAGTATGCCATCGTCTTCTCGATATATCTCATAACAATCTGGATAAGGCCGCAGGGTCTCCGGGGGTGGTAG
- the garR gene encoding 2-hydroxy-3-oxopropionate reductase translates to MKIGFIGLGIMGKPMSRNLLKAGYQLVVFNRSKGAMNELVAAGASAATSPREVAERAEVVVTMLPNSPHVREVVLGEAGVIEGAAKGSVVIDMSSIAPLVSREIAARLAEKGIEMLDAPVSGGEPKAIEGTLSVMVGGKKEIFDKCYPVMKAMAGSVVLVGSSGAGNIAKLANQVIVALNIAAVSEALVLSAKAGVDPDLVYQAIRGGLAGSAVLDAKAPLMMDRKFNPGFRIDLHIKDLNNVLETSHSIGVPLQLTASVMEIMQALKVDGLGNADHGSVVRFYEKLAGIEVKR, encoded by the coding sequence ATGAAAATCGGTTTTATAGGTCTTGGGATCATGGGGAAACCCATGAGCAGAAATTTGTTGAAAGCCGGCTATCAGCTTGTCGTTTTCAATAGAAGCAAGGGCGCAATGAATGAACTTGTCGCTGCCGGGGCAAGCGCTGCAACGAGTCCCAGGGAAGTGGCGGAGCGGGCAGAGGTCGTCGTTACGATGCTGCCCAATTCCCCCCATGTCAGGGAAGTGGTTTTGGGGGAAGCTGGTGTTATCGAAGGCGCAGCAAAGGGTTCTGTTGTTATAGATATGAGCTCCATAGCTCCGTTGGTGAGCCGTGAAATAGCCGCCAGGCTTGCTGAGAAAGGCATAGAAATGCTTGATGCTCCCGTGAGCGGCGGAGAGCCCAAGGCCATCGAGGGCACGCTTTCCGTGATGGTGGGCGGCAAGAAAGAGATTTTTGACAAGTGCTACCCTGTCATGAAAGCCATGGCAGGTTCCGTTGTGCTTGTCGGAAGCTCGGGAGCCGGCAATATCGCCAAACTGGCGAACCAGGTCATCGTTGCGCTCAATATCGCCGCAGTGTCCGAGGCCCTTGTGCTGTCTGCCAAAGCTGGTGTGGACCCGGACCTTGTCTATCAGGCCATCCGCGGCGGACTTGCCGGCAGCGCTGTGCTGGATGCCAAAGCCCCGCTCATGATGGACCGTAAATTCAATCCGGGGTTCCGGATCGACCTGCACATTAAGGATCTCAACAATGTCCTGGAGACCTCGCACTCGATCGGAGTGCCGTTGCAGCTTACCGCCTCCGTTATGGAGATTATGCAGGCCCTTAAAGTCGACGGCCTGGGTAATGCGGATCATGGAAGCGTGGTCCGCTTTTATGAAAAATTGGCCGGCATTGAGGTAAAACGGTGA
- a CDS encoding TPM domain-containing protein, whose amino-acid sequence MISLRNRLLILILVLVPLSASFSAASTPEPPAVPRDYVVDLAGVVADNVQVRLNALLQELERKTGAQVLVLTVQSLDGQGIEEFAFTTKERWKLGQKGKDNGVLLAVAVKDKKYRFEVGYGLESVLPDSLVGTIGREYLVPYFRKGDYSTGIFAATQAVIGTIAGHEGVEITGLSRIQQPRTATGRPLGTLNSVIFGIFIVVGLILFITHPRQCLLMLLAANMTGRGGGWSGGGGGFGGGGGSFGGGGGGSGGGGGASGGW is encoded by the coding sequence ATGATCTCCCTTCGTAACAGGCTTCTCATCCTCATTCTGGTCCTGGTTCCGCTGTCCGCCTCGTTCTCCGCGGCTTCAACGCCCGAGCCCCCCGCCGTGCCCCGGGACTACGTCGTCGATCTTGCTGGGGTCGTGGCTGACAACGTGCAAGTCCGGCTGAACGCGCTGCTGCAGGAGCTTGAGCGGAAGACCGGCGCACAGGTCCTCGTCCTGACCGTCCAGAGCCTTGACGGCCAGGGCATCGAAGAGTTCGCCTTCACCACCAAGGAGCGGTGGAAGCTCGGACAGAAGGGCAAGGACAACGGGGTCCTGCTCGCTGTCGCGGTGAAGGACAAAAAGTACCGCTTCGAGGTCGGCTACGGGCTCGAGAGCGTGCTGCCGGACAGCCTCGTAGGGACGATCGGAAGGGAATATCTGGTCCCCTATTTCCGAAAGGGCGATTACAGTACCGGGATCTTTGCAGCAACACAGGCGGTGATCGGGACCATCGCTGGCCATGAGGGCGTTGAGATCACCGGGCTGTCGCGCATTCAACAGCCACGCACAGCGACGGGCAGACCGCTCGGGACCCTGAATAGCGTGATCTTCGGCATCTTTATCGTGGTCGGCTTGATCCTTTTCATAACCCATCCGCGTCAGTGCTTGCTCATGCTCCTCGCGGCCAACATGACCGGCAGAGGCGGCGGCTGGTCCGGAGGCGGTGGCGGCTTCGGGGGCGGGGGCGGCAGTTTTGGCGGTGGAGGCGGTGGCTCCGGAGGCGGAGGGGGCGCCTCGGGAGGATGGTAG
- a CDS encoding ABC transporter ATP-binding protein, which yields MAVQDISFSINEGEIVSLIGSNGAGKSTIVKTIAGLIHPWKGEILFKNAPIHQVPPFDIVTKGISMIPEGRKLFGRLSVLDNLLLGAYTVQSRSDVEKNLHSVFNLFPILKERQEQRSDTFSGGEQQELAIARGLMSNPSLLILDEPSLGLGPKLVSDIFRIVKEINAQGVTVLLVEQNVYEALDICTRACVLQTGRIVMEGQGQELLKSDQVREAYLGM from the coding sequence ATGGCTGTTCAGGATATTTCCTTCAGTATCAACGAGGGAGAGATCGTCAGCCTTATCGGTTCCAACGGTGCCGGAAAATCCACCATCGTCAAAACCATTGCGGGTCTTATTCATCCCTGGAAAGGGGAAATTCTGTTCAAGAATGCCCCGATCCATCAGGTTCCGCCTTTTGATATCGTAACAAAGGGCATCTCCATGATTCCCGAGGGCAGGAAGCTCTTTGGCCGCCTGTCTGTCCTGGACAATCTCCTGTTAGGGGCCTATACCGTCCAATCCAGGAGTGATGTTGAAAAGAACCTGCATAGCGTCTTCAATCTGTTTCCCATATTGAAGGAACGGCAGGAGCAGCGCTCAGATACATTCAGCGGCGGAGAGCAGCAGGAACTGGCCATTGCACGGGGACTTATGTCCAATCCTTCGCTGCTCATACTGGATGAGCCTTCGCTGGGGCTGGGGCCAAAGCTGGTCTCGGACATTTTCCGGATCGTCAAAGAGATCAATGCCCAAGGCGTCACGGTGCTGCTTGTTGAACAGAATGTCTATGAAGCACTTGATATTTGCACTCGCGCCTGCGTTCTGCAAACAGGCCGCATAGTCATGGAAGGACAAGGGCAGGAATTGCTGAAGAGCGATCAAGTGAGAGAGGCATACCTCGGGATGTGA
- a CDS encoding ABC transporter substrate-binding protein → MMESKNLIKVVSVALLSLLLVLVFFVSAQAQQKVIKIGAVYPLTGNIASTGLDCKRGVDLAVDIINGKYDLDLPLAKTEGLPNLGNAKIEIVYADTKGDPKNGMSEAERLITSEKVVAMIGAYQSAVTKTASQMTERLTIPYVCSDSSSPTLTDRGFKYFFRVSPHDDIFARNQFQFLKDLEKKTGQKVQNVAVLYENTEFGSNAGRAYKKYAAEFGYNVVADITYAANATDVTSEVGKLIVSKPDVLMHASYITDAILFTKTFKDMGFQPKGIMTMAGYIEPGYLAAIKADGNYIIVRSTFALDLAKNKPLVAKVNELFKKKYGIDMSENAARSFMAPFVLAEAMNRAKSTDPAAIVKALHETNIPGNQTIYPWEGIKFDPQTNQNIYARGTLVQILNQEYVTIWPFDSASKQVVWPFPAWKDRK, encoded by the coding sequence ATGATGGAATCGAAGAATCTTATCAAAGTTGTATCTGTCGCCTTATTATCGTTGCTGCTGGTCCTCGTATTCTTCGTATCCGCGCAAGCACAGCAGAAGGTGATCAAGATCGGCGCGGTCTATCCCCTGACCGGCAATATCGCCTCGACCGGCCTGGATTGCAAGAGGGGCGTCGATCTCGCGGTGGATATTATCAACGGGAAATACGATCTTGATCTCCCCCTGGCGAAGACTGAAGGGCTGCCGAACCTGGGCAACGCAAAAATCGAGATTGTCTATGCCGATACCAAGGGGGACCCGAAAAACGGAATGTCCGAGGCTGAAAGACTCATAACTTCGGAAAAGGTCGTTGCTATGATCGGGGCCTACCAGAGTGCTGTGACAAAAACCGCCAGCCAGATGACCGAAAGGCTGACGATTCCCTATGTATGCTCGGATTCTTCCTCTCCCACGCTGACGGACAGGGGATTCAAGTACTTTTTCAGGGTCAGCCCCCACGACGACATTTTTGCCCGGAACCAGTTCCAGTTCCTGAAGGACCTGGAAAAGAAGACGGGACAGAAAGTTCAGAACGTAGCTGTGCTTTACGAAAATACGGAATTCGGCTCCAATGCAGGCAGGGCCTACAAGAAATATGCCGCTGAATTCGGTTATAACGTGGTTGCCGATATAACATACGCGGCCAACGCAACAGACGTGACCAGCGAAGTGGGCAAGCTCATCGTAAGCAAACCGGACGTACTGATGCACGCATCGTATATCACCGATGCCATTCTCTTTACCAAGACGTTCAAGGATATGGGTTTTCAGCCGAAAGGCATTATGACCATGGCTGGTTATATCGAGCCGGGCTACCTGGCTGCGATAAAAGCCGATGGCAACTACATAATTGTCCGGTCGACCTTTGCACTCGATCTGGCCAAGAATAAACCGCTCGTTGCCAAGGTCAACGAACTTTTTAAGAAAAAGTACGGAATAGACATGAGCGAAAATGCAGCCCGGAGCTTCATGGCCCCCTTTGTCCTCGCCGAGGCCATGAACCGGGCGAAGTCCACAGATCCGGCAGCTATTGTAAAAGCTCTTCATGAGACGAACATACCCGGCAACCAGACCATCTACCCCTGGGAGGGGATCAAGTTCGACCCGCAAACAAACCAGAACATCTATGCCAGAGGAACGCTTGTTCAGATACTCAATCAGGAATATGTAACGATCTGGCCTTTTGACTCGGCCTCGAAGCAGGTAGTCTGGCCGTTCCCGGCATGGAAAGACAGAAAGTAG
- a CDS encoding hydrolase: MGGLDNKYFLEKDDSVLLIVDIQDRLATVMQERDRVVRNCLNLIELAKMINVPVVVTEQYPKGLGHTVAEIQSALPAYQPIEKTSFNCCGEPTFIEAVRKLRRKKVVLAGMETHICCLQTTIGLLQDGFMPHVVQDAVCSRTTENWKAGLEYMRDVGAVISCTETVLFQLLKVAGTEEFKKISQRIK, from the coding sequence ATGGGTGGATTGGACAACAAGTATTTCCTTGAGAAAGACGACTCGGTTCTCCTCATTGTGGACATTCAGGACCGCCTTGCGACGGTCATGCAGGAGCGGGACCGGGTGGTCAGGAATTGCCTGAATCTGATCGAGCTGGCGAAGATGATCAACGTGCCGGTTGTCGTGACCGAACAGTATCCCAAGGGGCTGGGACATACCGTCGCCGAGATCCAGTCAGCTCTGCCGGCATATCAGCCGATCGAGAAGACGTCGTTCAACTGTTGCGGCGAGCCGACATTCATCGAGGCGGTCAGGAAGCTCAGGAGAAAGAAGGTCGTCCTGGCCGGCATGGAGACACACATCTGTTGCCTCCAGACAACGATAGGGTTGCTGCAGGACGGGTTCATGCCTCACGTGGTCCAGGACGCGGTTTGCTCACGGACCACAGAGAATTGGAAGGCCGGGCTGGAGTATATGCGAGACGTCGGGGCGGTCATCAGTTGCACGGAAACGGTACTGTTCCAACTCTTGAAAGTTGCGGGTACCGAGGAGTTCAAGAAAATATCGCAGAGAATAAAATAA
- a CDS encoding ABC transporter ATP-binding protein, with protein sequence MNKAICLNVSGLSKRFGGLAANNDIHFSVEEGEIVSIIGPNGAGKSTLFNCVTGFYKPDGGNVSFYGRDITGMRPDKVCNLGIARTFQIVEVIGEMTVLENVTTGMLLRYRRIKPAMEKAAEILSFTGLYEKKDFLGTELTIADKKRLEVSMALATQPRLLMLDESMAGLTKVELREIIDLIRKIRDKGMTLIVVEHVMEAVMQISDRVVVLNTGKKIMEGTPKEVSSNREVIQAYLGDKYGAILK encoded by the coding sequence ATGAACAAGGCCATCTGTTTGAACGTCTCGGGGTTGTCGAAGCGGTTCGGCGGCCTGGCCGCGAACAACGACATCCACTTCTCCGTGGAGGAAGGGGAAATCGTCAGCATTATCGGTCCCAACGGGGCCGGAAAATCCACCCTGTTCAACTGCGTGACCGGGTTCTATAAACCGGACGGCGGCAATGTTTCCTTCTATGGCAGGGACATAACAGGCATGCGGCCCGACAAGGTCTGCAACCTCGGCATCGCGCGCACGTTCCAGATTGTGGAGGTGATCGGCGAGATGACGGTCCTTGAAAACGTTACGACGGGTATGCTGTTGCGTTATCGCCGGATCAAGCCTGCCATGGAAAAGGCCGCAGAAATACTGTCTTTCACGGGTCTTTATGAGAAAAAAGACTTCCTCGGGACGGAGCTGACCATTGCTGATAAAAAGAGGCTGGAGGTCTCCATGGCGCTGGCCACGCAGCCGCGATTGCTCATGCTGGACGAATCCATGGCCGGACTTACGAAAGTCGAGTTGCGGGAGATCATCGATCTCATCAGGAAAATCAGGGACAAAGGAATGACCCTGATCGTCGTCGAGCACGTGATGGAGGCAGTCATGCAGATCTCCGACCGTGTCGTTGTCCTGAACACAGGTAAAAAAATCATGGAAGGCACACCAAAAGAAGTAAGCTCGAACCGGGAAGTCATTCAAGCATATCTGGGGGACAAGTACGGTGCTATCCTTAAATAA
- a CDS encoding branched-chain amino acid ABC transporter permease yields MRNFTVRQIIAGLATLLLLIFFPLVVRQSFHIHVMILVFMFAMLGVAWNIMGGYAGMYSFGQAAFFGIGAYTSSYLSVVYGVNPWIGLVAGGCAAALVAAAIGYPCSKLRGHYFAIASIAFAEIVRIVFNNWKAVGAAEGLSLSMQNESFANFLFNSSKLPYYYIMLVFLLISLAVSYFVATSKMGYYFRAIKESHQIAGSLGVDVVLYRLIAIMTSAFLSAMAGTFYAQYILYIDPGSVMLLATSIQIVLIAMLGGAGSIMGPVIGAAILIPASEYTRVTLGYKGTGMDMVIYGLLITLISMYYPEGVWKLLARIGRKMK; encoded by the coding sequence ATGCGTAATTTTACGGTTCGGCAGATCATTGCGGGACTTGCCACCCTCCTGCTGCTCATTTTCTTTCCCCTGGTTGTCCGCCAGTCCTTTCACATTCATGTAATGATCCTTGTGTTCATGTTCGCCATGCTGGGCGTTGCGTGGAACATCATGGGCGGCTATGCCGGTATGTATTCTTTCGGGCAGGCGGCCTTTTTCGGTATCGGCGCTTATACTTCTTCCTATCTGTCTGTCGTCTACGGGGTCAACCCGTGGATAGGACTCGTCGCAGGGGGGTGCGCCGCTGCTCTGGTGGCTGCAGCGATCGGGTATCCCTGTTCCAAACTGCGGGGCCACTATTTTGCGATCGCCAGTATCGCATTTGCTGAAATCGTCAGGATTGTCTTCAACAACTGGAAAGCCGTGGGCGCGGCGGAAGGTCTGTCGTTGTCCATGCAGAACGAGTCCTTCGCCAACTTTCTGTTCAACTCTTCAAAACTGCCTTATTACTATATCATGCTTGTCTTTCTTCTGATTTCTCTGGCAGTTTCTTATTTCGTCGCCACCTCTAAAATGGGCTACTATTTCCGCGCGATCAAGGAGAGCCATCAGATTGCGGGATCCCTGGGTGTTGACGTCGTTTTGTACCGTCTCATAGCTATTATGACAAGCGCCTTCCTGAGCGCCATGGCAGGCACATTTTACGCGCAATATATTCTTTACATAGATCCCGGGAGCGTCATGCTTCTCGCCACGTCCATCCAGATCGTTCTCATCGCGATGCTGGGAGGTGCGGGGAGCATCATGGGGCCCGTGATCGGCGCGGCAATACTCATACCTGCATCGGAATACACGCGTGTCACGCTCGGGTACAAGGGAACGGGCATGGACATGGTGATATACGGGCTATTGATCACGCTCATTTCCATGTACTACCCCGAAGGGGTCTGGAAGCTTTTAGCCAGGATAGGCAGGAAAATGAAATGA
- a CDS encoding FAD-dependent oxidoreductase, protein MAEEQFPEEVQKVIKDTFFKDLREKVMVEVYTKTGMNDQFNEAAVSLMKALSMLSDKLAVSFHQVGDDLSIKRDVHRSPTVLIAPDKYRMRYSGAPLGEEGRSLLIAILMASTGKSILTAPTMERIAGLKEKRDIQVFVTPTCPYCPQQALTAFSAAIVKPDLVSAEIVELYENPDLAESLGSMSVPQTVINGTFTGIGLQPEELFVESLLTLKEPEYVTEQISTEPIERDLVIVGAGPAGLTAAIYAVRAGLSTVVVEREMIGGQVAITPVVENYPGYMRIGGKSLVDLISQQAIQYADVHVGEQVKEISREQKDGRLHIKTNRAVYITKGIVLATGVGNRALGAAGEKRLYGRGVSYCATCDGYFFKEGKPVIVVGGGNTAVTDALYLHNIGAKVTLVHRRELLRCEAKLQESLKQTGIPVLWNSEVKEIVGDKTVRSAVIENNKTKAVTELPAEGVFVAIGYVPNNEIAKALGLELTAEGYVKVDLTTMRTTMPGVYAAGDITGSMKQIVVAVGQGSMAAMSAFEDISSLSFTGAGREGTIGGVLTKV, encoded by the coding sequence ATGGCTGAAGAACAATTTCCTGAAGAAGTACAAAAAGTCATCAAGGACACCTTTTTCAAGGACCTCAGGGAAAAGGTCATGGTAGAGGTTTATACCAAGACCGGGATGAACGACCAGTTCAATGAAGCCGCCGTTTCGCTCATGAAGGCCCTGTCAATGCTGTCCGACAAGCTAGCGGTTTCATTTCACCAGGTCGGGGACGACCTCTCGATCAAACGGGACGTGCACCGGTCCCCGACGGTCCTCATCGCACCCGACAAATACCGGATGCGCTATTCCGGAGCGCCGCTCGGCGAGGAGGGGCGGTCGCTGCTCATCGCGATCCTGATGGCCTCCACGGGCAAGAGCATTCTCACCGCGCCGACCATGGAGCGGATCGCGGGTCTGAAGGAAAAAAGGGACATCCAGGTATTCGTTACGCCGACCTGCCCCTACTGCCCGCAGCAGGCGCTCACCGCCTTTTCTGCCGCGATCGTGAAGCCCGACCTGGTATCGGCGGAGATCGTGGAGCTCTACGAGAACCCGGACCTTGCCGAGAGCCTCGGATCCATGTCGGTGCCGCAGACCGTCATCAACGGCACGTTCACGGGCATCGGCCTGCAGCCCGAGGAGCTGTTCGTCGAATCGCTCCTCACCCTGAAAGAGCCCGAATATGTTACGGAACAGATCTCGACGGAACCCATCGAGCGGGACCTCGTGATCGTCGGCGCGGGCCCCGCTGGCCTCACCGCCGCGATCTATGCGGTACGTGCCGGGTTGAGCACCGTCGTGGTCGAGCGCGAGATGATCGGCGGTCAGGTGGCCATCACGCCCGTGGTCGAGAACTACCCTGGCTACATGCGGATCGGCGGCAAGAGCCTCGTTGACCTGATATCGCAGCAGGCGATCCAGTATGCTGACGTTCATGTGGGAGAGCAGGTGAAAGAGATCAGCCGCGAGCAGAAGGACGGCAGGTTGCACATCAAGACCAACCGGGCGGTCTACATCACCAAGGGCATCGTCCTCGCGACAGGCGTGGGCAACCGGGCGCTCGGCGCGGCCGGCGAGAAGAGGCTGTACGGCAGGGGGGTCAGCTACTGCGCCACCTGCGACGGCTACTTCTTCAAGGAAGGGAAGCCGGTGATCGTCGTGGGAGGCGGCAACACGGCTGTCACCGATGCGCTCTACCTCCATAATATCGGCGCGAAGGTCACCCTCGTGCACCGGCGGGAGTTGCTGCGGTGCGAGGCAAAACTGCAGGAGAGCCTGAAGCAGACGGGAATCCCGGTCTTATGGAACAGCGAGGTAAAGGAGATCGTCGGCGACAAGACCGTCAGGTCCGCGGTGATCGAGAACAACAAGACGAAAGCCGTGACGGAACTTCCTGCCGAGGGCGTGTTCGTCGCGATCGGCTACGTGCCGAACAACGAGATCGCCAAGGCGCTCGGGCTGGAGCTCACGGCCGAGGGATATGTCAAGGTGGACCTCACCACCATGCGGACAACGATGCCCGGCGTGTATGCGGCAGGCGACATCACCGGAAGCATGAAGCAGATCGTGGTGGCCGTGGGGCAGGGATCGATGGCGGCCATGAGCGCCTTTGAGGACATATCCAGCCTCTCCTTCACAGGAGCAGGAAGAGAAGGAACGATAGGCGGCGTCCTGACAAAAGTCTGA
- a CDS encoding LemA family protein, with amino-acid sequence MNSGIKSMLILLAVIAVIALGVIFWGVGQYNRVIAMDEQVKSQWAQVENQLKRRYDLIPNLVETVKGYAKHEKETFENIANARTKYFQAQTVKDKIQASQQLEGAISRLLLLQESFPQLKANESFLKLQDSLEGTENRIAVERKRYNDDVRTLNTYRRSFMGRFIAAFAGVSEAQYYEIPQAEKEAPKVKFQ; translated from the coding sequence ATGAACAGTGGAATCAAGTCTATGCTCATTCTCCTTGCGGTCATCGCGGTCATTGCACTCGGCGTGATCTTCTGGGGCGTGGGCCAATACAACCGGGTCATCGCCATGGACGAACAGGTCAAATCCCAGTGGGCGCAGGTCGAGAACCAGTTGAAGCGGCGCTACGACCTGATCCCGAACCTGGTCGAGACCGTGAAGGGGTACGCCAAACACGAGAAGGAAACCTTCGAGAACATCGCGAACGCGCGAACGAAATATTTCCAGGCGCAGACCGTGAAGGACAAGATCCAGGCTTCGCAGCAGCTTGAGGGTGCGATCTCCCGGCTCCTCCTGCTGCAGGAGAGCTTCCCGCAGCTCAAGGCGAATGAGTCGTTCCTCAAGCTGCAGGACAGTCTGGAGGGCACCGAGAACAGGATCGCGGTGGAGCGGAAGCGGTATAACGACGATGTGAGGACGCTGAACACCTACCGGCGGTCGTTCATGGGAAGGTTCATCGCCGCCTTCGCCGGGGTCAGCGAGGCGCAGTACTACGAGATTCCCCAGGCGGAGAAGGAAGCTCCGAAGGTGAAATTCCAGTAG
- a CDS encoding macro domain-containing protein — MRLVSADLTERDVDAIVNAANSHLQHGGGVAGAIVRKGGRVIQEESDRIGYVPVGGAAMTTGGKLKARSVIHAVGPRMGDGDEDSKLKKAINSVLDLATGRRLTSISVPAISAGIFGFPKDRCAQILVGETAAFLRNSPETSLEIVEFCIFDQEAFGLFQKEIERI, encoded by the coding sequence ATGCGCCTTGTTTCAGCCGACCTCACCGAGCGCGACGTGGACGCCATCGTGAACGCTGCGAACAGCCACCTCCAGCACGGAGGCGGGGTGGCCGGCGCGATCGTGAGAAAGGGCGGCCGGGTGATCCAGGAGGAGAGCGACCGGATCGGCTACGTTCCCGTGGGCGGCGCTGCCATGACCACGGGAGGTAAACTGAAGGCCCGCTCCGTTATCCACGCCGTGGGGCCGCGGATGGGAGACGGCGATGAAGACAGTAAATTGAAGAAGGCGATCAACAGCGTGCTGGATCTCGCAACCGGGAGGAGGCTAACGAGTATCTCAGTGCCCGCCATCAGCGCCGGCATCTTCGGCTTCCCGAAGGACCGGTGCGCGCAGATCCTCGTGGGAGAGACTGCGGCATTCCTGAGGAACAGCCCGGAGACCTCGCTCGAAATCGTCGAGTTCTGCATATTTGATCAGGAGGCGTTCGGGTTGTTTCAGAAAGAGATCGAACGGATATAA
- the hyi gene encoding hydroxypyruvate isomerase, giving the protein MPKFAANLTMLFTEVPFMERFASARDAGFSAIEYLFPYGFDAVELKARLRQNRLTQVLFNLPAGKWEEGERGIAANPERVEEFRAGVAKAVEYALELGVGGLNCLAGKRIRGYDDDTHWSTLVGNVRFAAKVMQEKGLRLMVESINHFDIPGFLLNRTEQALKLIDDAEMPNVFLQYDVYHAQREEGELAATLRKHIDKIGHIQIADNPGRHQPGTGEINYPFILKEIDASGYRGHVGLEYVPIPDSKSSLAWITEFGYKL; this is encoded by the coding sequence ATGCCCAAGTTTGCAGCGAATTTGACGATGCTCTTTACCGAAGTCCCGTTTATGGAGCGGTTTGCATCGGCAAGGGACGCAGGATTTTCAGCCATCGAATATTTATTCCCTTACGGATTCGATGCGGTCGAACTGAAAGCTCGGCTGAGGCAAAACAGGTTAACACAAGTTTTGTTTAATCTCCCCGCCGGAAAATGGGAGGAAGGTGAGCGGGGAATTGCCGCAAATCCGGAACGAGTCGAAGAATTTCGTGCCGGAGTTGCAAAAGCAGTGGAGTATGCTCTTGAACTCGGGGTGGGCGGTCTGAATTGTCTGGCTGGTAAGAGAATACGTGGGTATGATGACGACACACACTGGTCGACACTGGTCGGGAATGTGCGCTTTGCGGCAAAAGTGATGCAAGAAAAAGGTTTGCGACTGATGGTTGAATCGATTAATCACTTCGATATTCCCGGTTTTCTTCTTAACCGGACCGAGCAGGCACTGAAACTTATTGACGATGCGGAGATGCCGAACGTCTTTTTGCAGTATGATGTCTATCACGCTCAAAGGGAGGAAGGCGAACTGGCAGCCACATTACGAAAACATATCGATAAAATCGGCCATATCCAGATAGCCGATAATCCCGGGCGCCATCAGCCCGGTACGGGGGAAATAAACTATCCGTTTATTTTAAAAGAAATCGACGCATCAGGGTACCGCGGACATGTCGGCCTTGAATATGTGCCTATTCCTGACAGCAAGTCCTCTCTTGCCTGGATAACAGAATTCGGCTACAAACTCTGA